In one Stenotrophomonas maltophilia genomic region, the following are encoded:
- a CDS encoding L,D-transpeptidase: MRLHRPSLMLSLVLALPLTVQAGPPSSHSTDPSGPVAAERGPTDLKPGEFLWHPEISPAGPIVLVVSLDEQRAYVYRNGIAIGLTTISSGKAGHETPTGVFTILQKDKDHRSNLYNSAPMPYMQRLTWDGIALHGGSLPGHPASHGCVRLPQAFAQKLFSETRRGDTVVVADAKSAPMTLAYPAVLAPVNARGEALPETGDGSVAAAWWNDSAAPAGQVGILVSLHDQRLYVLRDGVMIGESPLKADALPAFQGTTLFVMGQGYSDVPSPLDAKQRLHQWTAYPLLGQDRAQATPDLLATPSLPLALPADFARQLYQVLVPGTTLLVTSLPAVRPSPAESGLQPVLESEPAGSTLTGN, encoded by the coding sequence ATGCGTCTGCACCGTCCGTCCCTGATGCTCTCCCTTGTCCTGGCACTGCCGCTGACCGTGCAGGCCGGGCCGCCGTCTTCGCACTCGACCGACCCGTCCGGGCCGGTGGCCGCCGAACGCGGGCCTACTGATCTCAAGCCGGGCGAATTCCTCTGGCATCCGGAGATTTCCCCGGCCGGCCCGATCGTGCTGGTCGTCAGTCTGGACGAGCAGCGCGCCTACGTGTATCGCAACGGGATCGCCATCGGGCTGACCACGATCAGTTCGGGCAAGGCGGGACACGAGACGCCGACCGGGGTGTTCACGATCCTGCAGAAGGACAAGGACCACCGCTCCAACCTCTATAACAGCGCACCGATGCCGTACATGCAGCGGCTGACCTGGGACGGCATCGCCCTGCATGGCGGCAGCCTGCCGGGGCATCCGGCCTCGCACGGCTGCGTACGGCTGCCGCAGGCATTCGCGCAGAAGCTGTTCAGCGAGACCCGGCGCGGCGATACGGTAGTGGTGGCCGATGCCAAGAGCGCGCCGATGACGTTGGCCTATCCCGCCGTACTGGCGCCGGTCAACGCGCGCGGCGAGGCCCTGCCCGAGACCGGCGACGGCAGTGTGGCGGCGGCCTGGTGGAACGACAGCGCGGCGCCGGCCGGGCAGGTCGGCATCCTGGTCAGCCTGCACGACCAGCGGCTGTACGTCCTGCGCGACGGCGTGATGATTGGCGAATCGCCGCTCAAAGCCGACGCGCTGCCAGCCTTCCAGGGCACCACGCTGTTCGTGATGGGGCAGGGCTACAGCGATGTTCCCAGCCCGCTCGATGCGAAGCAGCGCTTGCATCAATGGACGGCCTATCCGTTGCTGGGCCAGGACCGTGCGCAGGCGACCCCGGACCTGTTGGCCACGCCGTCGCTGCCATTGGCGCTGCCGGCCGATTTCGCCCGGCAGCTGTACCAGGTGCTGGTGCCGGGCACGACGCTGCTGGTGACCTCGCTGCCCGCCGTGCGCCCAAGCCCGGCTGAATCCGGCCTGCAGCCGGTCTTGGAATCCGAGCCGGCAGGGTCCACTCTCACAGGCAACTGA
- a CDS encoding murein L,D-transpeptidase catalytic domain family protein codes for MTASRLCRLATLGLLATSASAPALAQTPAIATRAEDLAALLARTAPKADRHVLQLAAQAMRCALLRPELGISGERLSVIDYSRPSTEPRLWVFDLAHQRLLFEEWVAHGRNSGENRTEHFSNRDGSYMSSLGVFTAQETYMGGNGYSLRLAGLEPGFNDRARERAIVIHGAPYVNPATAQLQGRLGRSLGCPAVRLSVARPLIDALRGGTMVFAYYPDQDWLKHSQLLGGQCGAQGTVATR; via the coding sequence ATGACCGCATCCCGCCTGTGCCGGCTGGCCACGCTTGGCCTGCTTGCAACCTCGGCCAGCGCACCCGCGTTGGCGCAGACGCCCGCCATCGCGACCCGTGCCGAGGATCTGGCCGCCCTGCTGGCACGTACCGCGCCGAAGGCCGATCGCCATGTGCTGCAGCTGGCGGCGCAGGCCATGCGCTGCGCCCTGTTGCGACCGGAGCTGGGCATCAGCGGCGAACGCCTGAGCGTGATCGACTATTCGCGGCCCTCCACCGAGCCGCGCCTGTGGGTGTTCGACCTGGCGCACCAGCGGCTGTTGTTCGAGGAATGGGTGGCGCACGGCCGCAACAGTGGTGAGAACCGGACCGAGCATTTTTCCAATCGCGACGGCAGTTACATGTCCAGCCTCGGTGTGTTCACCGCGCAGGAAACCTACATGGGCGGCAACGGCTACTCATTGCGGCTGGCCGGGCTGGAACCGGGCTTCAACGACCGCGCGCGCGAGCGTGCGATCGTCATCCATGGCGCCCCCTACGTGAATCCGGCGACCGCCCAGCTGCAGGGTCGGCTGGGCCGCAGCCTGGGGTGTCCGGCGGTGCGGCTGTCGGTGGCCAGGCCGCTGATCGACGCGTTGCGTGGTGGCACGATGGTGTTCGCCTATTACCCCGACCAGGACTGGCTGAAGCATTCGCAGCTGCTGGGTGGCCAGTGCGGCGCGCAGGGTACGGTCGCCACGCGCTGA
- a CDS encoding HutD/Ves family protein, translating to MDIDALLKTPSQVIARLDYRRERWRNGLGWTREILRLPAHGDDWALRLSVAEIEQDAAFSAFPGVERELVLLQGNGVRLRFADGRVAEVLPPHGRVRFAGEEALHGELVDGTTHDFNLMWKRGQLHAELLHRPLVGSMFFFCEPGVAWALHLLAGEAGFAEDSGLPPMQAGDTAWLAAGERQRHALQGSGELLAIRVSAAD from the coding sequence ATGGATATCGATGCGCTGCTGAAGACTCCGAGCCAGGTGATTGCCCGCCTGGATTACCGCCGCGAACGCTGGCGCAATGGCCTGGGCTGGACCCGCGAAATCCTGCGGCTGCCGGCGCACGGGGACGACTGGGCCCTGCGCCTGTCCGTGGCGGAGATCGAGCAGGATGCCGCGTTCTCCGCATTTCCGGGCGTGGAGCGCGAACTGGTACTGCTGCAGGGCAACGGTGTGCGCCTGCGCTTCGCCGATGGCCGGGTGGCGGAGGTGCTGCCGCCGCATGGTCGCGTGCGCTTTGCCGGCGAGGAGGCACTGCACGGCGAACTGGTCGATGGCACCACCCATGATTTCAACCTGATGTGGAAGCGCGGGCAGTTGCACGCCGAGCTGCTGCACCGGCCGCTGGTGGGGTCGATGTTCTTCTTCTGCGAGCCAGGCGTGGCCTGGGCGCTGCACCTGCTGGCGGGTGAGGCCGGCTTTGCCGAGGACAGTGGCTTGCCGCCGATGCAGGCAGGCGACACTGCATGGCTGGCGGCCGGCGAGCGCCAGCGGCATGCGCTGCAGGGCAGTGGCGAGCTGCTGGCGATACGGGTGAGCGCCGCGGACTGA
- a CDS encoding sulfite reductase subunit alpha, which produces MSARPSRALLGNALVLILLALIGWALLRLHLGEAWWQGAPPARQSQIAIISTALYALVCTALWWRGRPRDDAASGDVAPILLVWSSQTGFARELAERSAEALRGAGVPVRVRGLHEVDATLLAGSQRALFIASTTGEGDPPDHAVPFLRHVMALPSSLQHLSYGVLALGDRSYGHFCAFGHQLDDWLRQHGAHALFDAIEVDNADPAALRHWQQLLGQLAGGASELPDWSPAEYQPWTLLQRRHLNPGSQGGPVYWLRLQAPAIDGVRWQAGDIAEIGPQHARHSARAWLESQGFDPQTVLEDGQTLLARVERSHLPSLVPPGDLPALLAALQPLPHREYSIASVMDDGAVELLVRRQLRADGTPGIGSAWLCDHAVIGEPVQLRLRRNDNFHGAAVAAPLLLIGNGTGIAGLRAHLHERAAVGAHRTWLLFGERSAAHDFHFGDELRAMLAAGTLQRLDTVFSRDGGSHRYVQDRLLAEAATLRQWVDEGATILVCGSLQGMAPAVDAVIEQVLGTDGKEALLLAGRYRRDVY; this is translated from the coding sequence ATGAGCGCACGGCCGTCGCGCGCGCTGCTCGGCAACGCGCTTGTACTGATCCTGCTGGCGCTGATCGGCTGGGCGCTGCTGCGACTGCATCTCGGCGAAGCCTGGTGGCAGGGCGCACCGCCGGCGCGGCAATCGCAGATCGCCATCATCTCCACCGCGCTCTATGCACTGGTCTGCACCGCACTGTGGTGGCGTGGGCGACCGCGCGACGATGCTGCCTCTGGCGACGTCGCGCCGATCCTGCTGGTCTGGTCCAGCCAGACCGGCTTCGCCCGCGAACTGGCCGAACGCAGTGCCGAGGCATTGCGTGGTGCCGGCGTGCCGGTGCGTGTGCGCGGTCTGCATGAGGTCGACGCCACCTTGCTGGCCGGCAGCCAGCGTGCACTGTTCATCGCCAGTACCACCGGCGAAGGCGACCCGCCCGATCATGCAGTGCCCTTCCTGCGCCATGTGATGGCCCTGCCGTCATCGCTGCAGCATCTTTCGTACGGCGTTCTCGCCCTGGGTGATCGCAGCTACGGTCACTTCTGCGCCTTCGGTCACCAGCTCGACGACTGGCTGCGCCAGCACGGCGCACATGCCCTGTTCGACGCCATCGAGGTCGACAACGCCGATCCCGCTGCACTGCGGCACTGGCAGCAACTGCTCGGACAACTTGCCGGTGGGGCCAGCGAACTGCCCGACTGGAGCCCGGCCGAATATCAGCCGTGGACGCTGCTGCAACGCCGGCACCTCAATCCCGGCAGCCAGGGCGGACCGGTGTACTGGCTGCGCCTGCAGGCGCCTGCCATCGACGGCGTGCGCTGGCAGGCCGGCGACATTGCCGAGATCGGCCCGCAGCACGCGCGGCACAGCGCGCGGGCCTGGCTGGAATCACAGGGTTTCGATCCGCAGACGGTGCTCGAGGACGGCCAGACGCTGCTGGCCCGTGTCGAACGCTCGCACCTGCCCTCACTGGTGCCACCGGGTGATCTGCCCGCCCTGCTGGCGGCCCTGCAGCCGCTGCCGCATCGTGAGTACTCCATCGCTTCGGTGATGGACGATGGTGCGGTGGAACTGCTGGTGCGCCGGCAGCTGCGTGCCGATGGCACGCCCGGCATCGGCAGTGCCTGGCTGTGCGACCACGCCGTCATCGGCGAGCCGGTACAACTGCGCCTGCGCCGCAACGACAACTTCCACGGTGCCGCCGTTGCGGCGCCGCTGCTGCTGATCGGCAATGGCACGGGCATCGCCGGCCTGCGTGCACACCTGCATGAGCGCGCGGCCGTCGGCGCGCACCGCACCTGGCTGCTGTTCGGCGAGCGCTCGGCCGCGCACGACTTCCATTTCGGTGACGAACTGCGGGCGATGCTGGCGGCCGGCACGCTGCAGCGTCTGGATACGGTGTTCAGCCGTGACGGCGGCAGCCACCGCTACGTGCAGGACCGCCTGCTGGCGGAGGCGGCAACGCTGCGGCAATGGGTCGATGAAGGTGCCACGATCCTGGTCTGCGGCAGCCTGCAGGGCATGGCGCCAGCCGTGGATGCGGTCATCGAGCAGGTGCTGGGTACCGACGGCAAGGAGGCACTGCTGCTGGCCGGCCGTTACCGCCGTGATGTGTATTAG
- a CDS encoding FAD:protein FMN transferase: MTDSLLDIARLGGTTMGTTWSVSLVAPRQRDLHPLHAGIQARLDDVVAQMSTWDAGSDLSRYNSADAGQWCTLPAETRHVLSCAQSIAAASDGAFDPTIGPLVALWGFGAHAGERRQPDAAAVQATRERCGWQRLQWRGDALLQPGGLELDLSAIAKGFGVDHVAAWLRDQGIAAALIEVGGELAGYGRKPDGQRWRVLVESAPEEDAHAKTPPRVLALDGKAVATSGDRWHHYQADGEAYSHSLDPRTGRPVRQVAAAVTVVADDAMHADAWATALTVLGREHGMALAEREGLAARYLHRAADGPHEFLSSAFQRLLDERDA, encoded by the coding sequence ATGACCGATTCCCTGCTCGACATCGCCCGCCTCGGCGGCACCACCATGGGCACCACCTGGAGCGTGTCGCTGGTCGCGCCGCGCCAGCGCGACCTGCACCCGCTGCACGCCGGCATCCAGGCGCGCCTGGATGATGTGGTCGCGCAGATGAGTACGTGGGACGCCGGCTCGGACCTCAGCCGCTACAACAGCGCCGATGCAGGCCAGTGGTGCACCCTGCCTGCCGAAACCCGTCACGTCCTGTCCTGCGCGCAGTCCATCGCCGCCGCCAGCGACGGTGCGTTCGATCCCACCATCGGCCCGCTGGTGGCACTGTGGGGTTTCGGTGCACATGCCGGCGAACGCCGCCAACCCGATGCCGCCGCCGTGCAGGCCACGCGCGAGCGCTGCGGTTGGCAGCGGTTGCAATGGCGCGGCGATGCGCTGCTGCAACCCGGCGGACTGGAACTGGATCTCTCTGCGATCGCCAAGGGGTTCGGCGTCGATCACGTGGCCGCGTGGCTGCGCGATCAGGGCATCGCTGCTGCACTGATCGAGGTCGGTGGCGAACTGGCCGGCTACGGCCGCAAGCCCGATGGCCAACGGTGGCGCGTGCTGGTGGAATCGGCGCCGGAAGAAGACGCGCACGCCAAAACACCACCGCGGGTGCTGGCGCTGGACGGCAAGGCGGTCGCTACCTCCGGCGATCGCTGGCATCACTATCAGGCCGATGGCGAGGCCTACAGCCACAGCCTCGACCCGCGCACCGGCAGGCCGGTACGCCAGGTTGCAGCGGCGGTGACGGTGGTCGCCGACGACGCGATGCATGCTGATGCCTGGGCCACCGCACTCACCGTACTCGGCCGCGAGCACGGCATGGCGCTGGCCGAACGCGAAGGACTGGCCGCACGCTACCTGCATCGCGCAGCGGATGGCCCGCACGAGTTTCTCAGCAGCGCCTTCCAGCGCCTGCTCGACGAGCGGGACGCATGA
- a CDS encoding DUF4198 domain-containing protein, whose amino-acid sequence MKRTLVLAAALAAALPFSALAHKAWLLPSQTVIAGNAPWITVDGAVSNDLFYFNHVPLRLESLVITAPDGSTVQPQNASTGKYRSVFDLELKQQGTYRIASVNDGLFATYEQNGERKRWRGTAATFGELPKDAEKLEVSQSVGRVETFVTNGAPNDTALKPTNRGIELVAVGHPNDLFAGEEATFRVLVDGKPTAGLAFEIVRGATRYRNAQDELKVTSDAKGEIKVTWPEAGMYWLETGTEDNKTSVKQAAKRRLSYVATLEVLPQ is encoded by the coding sequence ATGAAGCGCACGCTCGTCCTCGCCGCCGCTCTGGCCGCTGCCCTTCCCTTTTCCGCACTCGCCCACAAGGCCTGGCTGCTGCCTTCGCAGACCGTGATCGCCGGCAATGCGCCGTGGATCACTGTTGATGGTGCGGTCTCCAACGACCTGTTCTACTTCAACCACGTGCCGCTGCGCCTGGAATCGCTGGTGATCACCGCGCCGGACGGCAGCACCGTGCAGCCGCAGAACGCCTCGACCGGCAAGTACCGCAGCGTGTTCGATCTGGAGCTGAAGCAGCAGGGCACTTACCGCATCGCTTCGGTCAATGACGGCCTGTTCGCCACCTACGAACAGAACGGCGAGCGCAAGCGCTGGCGCGGTACCGCCGCCACCTTCGGCGAACTGCCCAAGGACGCGGAGAAGCTGGAAGTGAGCCAGTCGGTCGGCCGCGTGGAGACGTTCGTGACCAATGGCGCGCCGAACGATACCGCACTGAAGCCGACCAACCGCGGCATCGAGCTGGTTGCGGTCGGTCACCCGAACGACCTGTTCGCCGGCGAGGAAGCCACTTTCCGCGTGCTGGTCGACGGCAAGCCGACGGCTGGCCTTGCCTTCGAGATCGTGCGCGGCGCCACCCGCTACCGCAACGCGCAGGACGAACTGAAGGTGACCAGCGACGCCAAGGGCGAAATCAAGGTGACCTGGCCGGAAGCCGGCATGTACTGGCTGGAAACCGGCACTGAAGACAACAAGACCTCGGTGAAGCAGGCCGCCAAGCGTCGCCTGAGCTACGTGGCCACGCTGGAAGTGCTGCCGCAGTAA
- a CDS encoding DUF2271 domain-containing protein, whose protein sequence is MRVTLTIALSGLLATSPAYAATLDINVEVPKLNVAEYHRPYVAVWLEGADQKVAANLSVWYQQTSNNEGHGTKWLPDLRQWWRKSGRTLQVPVDGVTGPTRPAGKHALSFNDKQPALKQLAPGNYTLVVEAVREVGGRELLKIPFTWPATAAQNGKAQGATELGQVTLAIKP, encoded by the coding sequence ATGCGCGTCACCCTGACCATCGCCCTCAGCGGCCTGCTGGCCACCTCGCCGGCCTATGCCGCCACGCTCGACATCAACGTCGAGGTGCCCAAGCTCAATGTCGCCGAGTATCACCGTCCCTACGTAGCGGTGTGGCTGGAAGGCGCCGACCAGAAAGTCGCGGCCAACCTGTCGGTCTGGTACCAGCAGACCAGCAACAACGAAGGCCATGGCACCAAGTGGCTGCCCGACCTGCGCCAGTGGTGGCGCAAGAGCGGCCGCACCCTGCAGGTGCCGGTGGACGGCGTGACCGGCCCAACCCGCCCGGCCGGCAAGCACGCGCTGTCGTTCAACGACAAGCAGCCGGCGCTGAAGCAGCTGGCCCCGGGCAACTACACCCTGGTGGTGGAAGCGGTGCGCGAAGTCGGTGGCCGCGAACTGCTGAAGATCCCCTTCACCTGGCCGGCCACCGCCGCACAGAACGGCAAGGCGCAGGGCGCCACCGAACTGGGCCAGGTGACCCTCGCCATCAAACCGTAA
- a CDS encoding PepSY-associated TM helix domain-containing protein produces MSRSAPSNVQQQQSRGFWLRTLHQWHWISSAVCLIGMLLFAVTGLTLNHAAKIEAKPEVQNQQLQLPADLLGQLGTREDGHAPIPRPARQWLDTQLGIAIGGRPAEWSAEEIYLSLPRPGGDAWLSIDRETGAVEYESTSRGVVSYLNDLHKGRNAGPAWGWFLDLFAVACLVFCITGLFLLHLHARQRRMTWPLVGLGLMIPLLIALLLIH; encoded by the coding sequence GTGAGCCGTTCCGCTCCCTCCAACGTGCAACAGCAACAGAGCCGCGGCTTCTGGCTGCGGACGCTGCACCAGTGGCACTGGATCAGCTCGGCGGTGTGCCTGATCGGCATGCTGCTGTTCGCGGTGACCGGGTTGACCCTCAACCATGCAGCGAAGATCGAGGCCAAGCCCGAGGTGCAGAACCAGCAGCTGCAACTGCCGGCCGATCTGCTCGGCCAGCTCGGCACGCGCGAGGACGGCCACGCGCCGATCCCCCGCCCGGCCCGGCAATGGCTGGATACGCAGCTGGGCATCGCCATCGGCGGTCGCCCGGCCGAGTGGTCGGCCGAGGAGATCTACTTGTCGTTGCCGCGACCCGGCGGCGACGCCTGGCTCAGCATCGATCGCGAAACCGGCGCGGTGGAATACGAATCAACCTCCCGCGGCGTGGTGTCCTACCTCAACGACCTGCACAAGGGGCGCAACGCGGGCCCGGCGTGGGGCTGGTTCCTGGACCTGTTCGCCGTGGCCTGCCTGGTGTTCTGCATCACCGGCCTGTTCCTGCTGCACCTGCATGCACGGCAGCGGCGCATGACCTGGCCGCTGGTCGGCCTCGGCCTGATGATCCCGCTGTTGATCGCCCTGCTGCTGATCCACTGA
- a CDS encoding TonB-dependent receptor domain-containing protein, translating into MAQRHRVRSSLSRPLLTSAVLAAMAAPAFAHAEIAGAPQTLDKVVVTASGFEQKITDAPASISVVSREELSKRPYTSLVDALRDVEGIDVGLEATDKNGRATVSMRGLPSEYTLVLIDGRRQSNVGQLYPNNFGGGQFSYLPPLDAIERIEVVRGPMSTLYGSDAMGGVINIITRRNQDSWHGALTQGFTVQQDDQFGDARSTDVYLSGPLLKDRLGLSVRGSYYDAKASNPEWDALPLPDGTLWERSIGFGGGGKSVANTNWNTGVRLNVHVNDDHELWLDYDVSRQKYDNSEGQTGTLDSLASLWRVGNAVIPDPDGGGTITRRVVQPRVGYTAYQRYERDQVSLTHQGRYSFGTWQTSLTHSKSSNLGRSLPLTLDERANLQTLWNDVCRRTGAANNCAAGRGNALSALDPSEMARLQAFLPRPLRTMELEGYVLDTMLDLDFGAHKLTVGGQYNDTDMVDGVFGMDGAGYRSNTRQKHRMWALFAEDNWALTDTLTATFGLRYDDHNVFGSHVSPRGYLVWNASDAWTFKGGVSTGYKTPRPDQLFPGITGFGGQGVLPLVGSPNLKPETSTNYELAAYYEGQRWGFNVTGFFNRFEDKIASGGTFPNCEVAPAGSGYCVDIGPGWASLGYSTFTQSVNIDKAETRGAELAAHVDLLETLQLRGNYTWTRSEQTSGPQKGLPISGTMPARHMANASLNWQVSDAVSLSLIGEGRYDRYRDTILDAAGNSHDRVYEDYTIFHLGGSWKANAWLTVNARVNNLLDKDFVSQSCLLISQSEFSCVDDYATKDQRRSYWISLNAKF; encoded by the coding sequence ATGGCCCAGCGCCATCGTGTCCGTTCGTCCCTGTCCCGCCCCCTGCTGACCAGCGCCGTGCTGGCAGCGATGGCGGCCCCTGCTTTCGCCCATGCAGAGATCGCCGGTGCGCCGCAGACCCTGGACAAGGTCGTCGTCACCGCCTCCGGCTTCGAACAGAAGATCACCGATGCCCCGGCCAGCATCAGCGTGGTCAGCCGCGAGGAACTGAGCAAGCGCCCCTACACCAGCCTGGTCGATGCGCTGCGCGATGTGGAAGGCATCGACGTCGGCCTGGAAGCCACCGACAAGAATGGCCGCGCCACCGTCTCCATGCGTGGCCTGCCCTCGGAATACACCCTGGTACTGATCGACGGCCGCCGCCAGAGCAACGTCGGCCAGCTGTATCCCAACAACTTCGGTGGCGGACAGTTCTCCTACCTGCCGCCGCTGGATGCGATCGAGCGCATCGAAGTGGTGCGCGGCCCGATGTCCACGCTGTACGGCTCGGATGCGATGGGCGGTGTCATCAACATCATCACCCGCCGCAACCAGGACAGCTGGCACGGCGCGCTGACCCAGGGCTTCACCGTGCAGCAGGACGACCAGTTCGGCGATGCCCGCAGCACCGACGTGTACCTGAGTGGTCCGCTGCTGAAGGACCGCCTGGGCCTGTCCGTGCGCGGCAGCTACTACGATGCGAAGGCGTCCAATCCGGAATGGGATGCGCTGCCGTTGCCCGATGGCACCCTGTGGGAACGCAGCATCGGCTTCGGAGGTGGCGGCAAGTCGGTGGCCAACACCAACTGGAACACGGGCGTGCGCCTGAACGTCCACGTCAATGACGACCACGAACTGTGGCTGGACTACGACGTGTCGCGGCAGAAGTACGACAACAGCGAGGGCCAGACCGGCACGCTCGACAGCCTGGCCAGCCTGTGGCGCGTCGGCAATGCGGTCATCCCCGATCCGGATGGCGGCGGCACCATCACCCGCCGCGTGGTGCAGCCGCGCGTGGGCTACACCGCCTACCAGCGCTATGAGCGTGACCAGGTATCGCTGACCCATCAGGGCCGCTACAGCTTCGGCACCTGGCAGACCTCGCTGACCCACAGCAAGAGCAGCAACCTCGGCCGTTCGCTGCCACTGACCCTGGACGAGCGCGCCAACCTGCAGACGCTGTGGAATGACGTCTGCCGCCGCACCGGCGCCGCCAACAACTGTGCGGCCGGTCGTGGCAATGCACTGTCGGCCCTCGACCCGAGCGAGATGGCGCGCCTGCAGGCGTTCTTGCCACGTCCGCTGCGCACGATGGAGCTTGAGGGTTACGTGCTCGACACGATGCTCGACCTCGATTTCGGCGCGCACAAGCTGACCGTTGGCGGACAGTACAACGACACCGACATGGTCGACGGGGTGTTCGGCATGGATGGCGCCGGCTACCGCAGCAACACCCGGCAGAAGCACCGCATGTGGGCCCTGTTCGCGGAGGACAACTGGGCACTGACCGATACCCTCACGGCGACCTTCGGCCTGCGCTACGACGACCACAACGTGTTCGGCAGCCATGTCAGCCCGCGCGGCTACCTGGTGTGGAATGCGAGCGACGCATGGACCTTCAAGGGCGGTGTCAGCACCGGCTACAAGACCCCGCGCCCGGACCAGCTGTTCCCGGGCATCACCGGCTTCGGTGGGCAGGGCGTGCTGCCGCTGGTGGGTTCGCCGAACCTCAAGCCGGAAACCAGCACCAACTACGAGCTGGCTGCCTACTACGAAGGCCAGCGCTGGGGCTTCAACGTCACCGGCTTCTTCAACCGGTTCGAAGACAAGATCGCCAGCGGCGGCACCTTCCCGAACTGCGAAGTGGCTCCGGCCGGCAGCGGCTACTGCGTGGACATCGGGCCGGGCTGGGCCTCGCTGGGCTACAGCACCTTCACCCAGAGCGTGAACATCGACAAGGCCGAAACCCGTGGCGCCGAACTGGCCGCGCACGTCGATCTGCTGGAAACCCTGCAGCTGCGGGGCAACTACACCTGGACCCGCAGCGAACAGACCAGTGGCCCGCAGAAGGGACTGCCGATCAGTGGCACCATGCCGGCCCGGCATATGGCCAACGCCAGCCTCAACTGGCAGGTCAGCGACGCGGTCAGTCTGTCGCTGATCGGCGAAGGCCGCTACGACCGCTACCGCGATACGATCCTCGATGCGGCCGGCAACAGCCACGACCGCGTCTACGAGGACTACACGATCTTCCACCTCGGCGGCAGCTGGAAGGCCAACGCATGGCTGACCGTCAACGCACGCGTCAACAACCTGCTCGACAAGGACTTCGTCTCGCAGTCGTGCCTGCTGATCAGCCAGAGCGAGTTCAGCTGCGTGGACGATTACGCGACCAAGGACCAGCGCCGCAGCTACTGGATCTCGCTCAACGCGAAGTTCTGA
- a CDS encoding Fe2+-dependent dioxygenase: MLLHIPNVLTADEVAQVRQQLDTADWTDGRETVGAQGAQVKHNEQLPDASPVKAELGAGVLAALRRSPLFFAAALPLKILPPRFNRYRGGGTYGFHVDGAVMNLGNGEQLRSDISCTLFLSAPDEYDGGELIISDTYGEHEVRLPAGDLIVYPSSSLHQVNPVTRGARVASFFWVQSMIRDDVQRRLLWEMDTSIERLRQTGGDADAVLQLTGVYHNLLRRWSEV, encoded by the coding sequence ATGCTGCTGCACATTCCCAACGTGCTCACCGCTGATGAAGTGGCACAGGTCCGCCAGCAACTGGACACCGCCGACTGGACCGATGGCCGCGAGACCGTGGGTGCCCAGGGTGCGCAGGTGAAGCACAACGAACAGCTGCCGGACGCGTCACCAGTGAAAGCCGAGCTGGGTGCCGGCGTGCTCGCCGCACTGCGGCGCAGCCCGCTGTTCTTCGCTGCGGCACTGCCGTTGAAGATCCTCCCCCCACGCTTCAACCGCTACCGCGGCGGCGGCACCTACGGCTTCCACGTCGATGGCGCAGTGATGAACCTGGGCAACGGCGAGCAGCTGCGCTCGGACATCTCCTGCACCCTGTTCCTGTCGGCGCCGGACGAGTACGACGGCGGCGAGCTGATCATCAGCGACACCTACGGCGAGCACGAGGTGAGGCTGCCAGCCGGCGACCTGATCGTCTATCCCTCCAGCAGCCTGCACCAGGTCAATCCTGTTACCCGGGGCGCACGCGTGGCGTCGTTCTTCTGGGTGCAGAGCATGATCCGCGACGATGTACAGCGTCGCCTGCTGTGGGAAATGGACACGTCCATCGAGCGCCTGCGACAGACCGGAGGCGACGCTGATGCGGTGCTGCAGCTGACCGGCGTGTATCACAACCTGCTGCGACGCTGGAGCGAGGTCTGA